The DNA segment GGATTCCCCTTGAGCAATCACCTAAAGAAAAACCCAATTTACTTTATATTCATAACCTAGTTACATCTTATTATGTAAGAAATCAAAAAATTATAGATACCAAGGACAAAGTAATTTTAGATGCTGGATGTGGCACTGGTTATAAATCTCTCGTTTTAGCAGAAGCTAATCCTGGGGCAAAAATTATCGGCGTTGATATTTCAGCAGAATCAATTAAATTAGCTCGGCAGCGTTTAGAACATCATGGATTTGATAACGCAGAGTTTCATGTCTTGCCTCTTCAGGAGTTACCAACCCTAAATTATCAATTTGATTATATTAACTGTGATGAACTGCTGTATCTCTTTCCTGATTTGACCGTGGCGTTAGGAGCAATGAAGGCAGTTTTAAAGCCAGATGGGATTATTCGGAGCAATCTACATAGCTCACTTCAGAGATTCAATTATTTTCGCGCTCAAAAGGTCTTCACCATGATGGGATTAATGGAAGGAAACCCAGAAGACATGGAAATGGACATCGTAGTGGAAAGTATGAAGGCTTTGAAGGATAATGTCCAGCTTAAAGCTACAACGTGGAGTCCCAACTGTGAAGGTAAGGACGGAAAAGAAATAATTTTAATGAATTACTTGTTTCAAGGGGATAAAGGTTACACCGTAACTGATTTGTTTACTGCTTTGCGAGACTCTGACTTAGAGTTCATCAGTATGGTTAACTGGCGACAGTGGGAATTGATGGATTTATTCAAAGAGCCAGATAATTTACCTGCTTTTTTGGCTATGAGCTTACCAGATATTTCTGTAGAACAGAGCCTACATTTATTTGAACTGCTACATCCTATTCATCGGCTGATTGACTTCTGGTGTGGTCATCCTCAGTCAGCACAGGCTTTTTTACCTATTTCCGAATGGACTGACTCTGATTGGCGTACAGCGCAAGTGCATCTGTGTCCTCAGTTAAAAACTTCCAAGTTCCAAGAAGGTGTCATCGCTTCTCTTCAAGAAATTCGACCATTTGTCATTAGTCAATATTTATCGCCCATAGAAGGATTTATTGAGATAGAAAGCTCAATAGCCAGTTGCTTGATGCCTTTGTTAGACCAACCCCAGCCGATGATGTCGCTGGTAGAGCGCTGGAAGCAGTTTAGACCCATAGACCCTGTAACCTCAACACCGACAGATGAGGAGCAAGCTTTCAATATAGTGAAAAAGTGGTTCTTGAGGCTAGAAAGCCTTGGTTACATAATGCTGGAGCGTCAATCTTCATAGCTCAAACAATGTTGAGAAAAAATTTTTGGTTGGGGTGATATGAAATTGATCGGGTGTGGGTAAGTTATATCTAGAACGGAAGACAAATTCATAACTCAGGGAAAACACTTATGAAAACCGAATTAAAAGCCAAGTTTCTCCAACACATCCTCAACAAAAAGAAAGACGAGCAAGGTTTTACACTGATTGAATTACTTGTTGTAATCATCATCATCGGTATTTTGTCCGCTATTGCATTACCTTCCTTCTTGAACCAAGCTAACAAAGCTAGAGAATCTGAGGGTAAACAATACGCTGGTGCTATGAACCGAGGTCAGCAGACATTCTATCTAGAAAACCAAAAGTTTTCTAGTGCTGTTGAAAACATGGGTCTAGGCATTCTTACACAAACCACTAATTATAAGTACGAACTCTATAATGCCGCTGGATCAACAAAATTAGCCGCGGAACCACTTGATGCCGTTAGAAACGTTGCAGATCCAATCAACTCCGTTAATCTCAGAGCTTTTATAGGTGTTACTGACCTGATTCAATCTGGCGGTGCAACAACAACAACTGCTATCTTGTGCCAGAAGATAGATGCAGGTAAGTATGATGCGGCTGGTGCAACTGTTGTTGCCGCTGCTGACGCAGTACCACCAAAATGTGGCGGTACATTCAAAGCAATTGAATAAGATAGGTTATAAAATGCCTTTGAAAACTATCTTATTGCTAACGCTATGATACAGATAATTTCATCTAATTAATGTAAAAGTAGGTATTTTTTACCTACTTTTTATTTTTTAAATTTTCAGTTTCACAATTATGAATAATCTTGAATCTCTAGCAAAACAGGCTTTAAAAACTTTCCAGCAAGGGGAGTATTACCAAGCTGAAGAAATTTATCAAGAATTAATTAATAGTCAACCAGAAGTCAAAGAAAATCATTGGTATCTGGGATTGTCCTTACTTTTACAAGATCAAGAAGCAGAAGCACAAACGACTTGGATGTTAGCAATATTTGAGGGAGAAGAAGCAGAAATTGAGCAGTGGACTCATGAATTAGTCAAAGTTTTACAAACAGAAGCACGAAGACAGGAAAAATTAACACAATATCAACTTGCTTGGGCTATTCGTCAACATATTCGAGAAATTTATCCTGGTGATGTTAATAATATTTTACAGCTAATCAAGTTATCTTTAGAATTACAGAATCTGACTCAAGATAGCTTTCAGGAATTAGGCATTATTGAAATTTTAAATTCTAAACTAGAAGAAATAGATAAAGAATTGTTATTTTCTGTTCTCCAAAAAACGCTAAAACTATTATGGTTTGAACTTTGGATATTAGATTTTTCTGAAGCGTGTATTCACTATTTAGATCCCTTACAACTGACTCACTGTGTCATGTTAACTGCTACCGAAGCTGCTTATGCAGGACACAAATTTAATTTAGCAATTAAATATGCCGAGTTAGCTTTAAAAATAAACCATCCACATCCAACAGTTATCTCTGAAGTCCTCAGTCACCTAGCCACTTTTTATTATGAAATTAGCAATTTTGACCAAGGAATTAATCTTGCTAAAAGAATACATGATTTAGCAAATAATACCACTGATTTAATCAATGCTAATGTTATGGTATTACAGGGTTTCTTACGTTCTGGTGGACGTTGGTATGAAGCTATCCAAGTTATCGAAGAATATGAAACTTGTTTAAATAAACTAATTACAGAGCAAGAAAATTTAGAGAGAACCAAGACTTATCGTTTACTTAATTGTACATATTATCTGCCCTATTTACGTGATGCTGCTCGACAAAACCGCTTTTTACATAATGAAGTCCTCAAAATCTGCCAAACCAGTATACAAGCTTATGCTCAAGAACAATATAACCGTTATTCTCACGCTAATACTCAGAGAATAAAAGCCCAGAAGAAAAAACTAAAAATAGGTTATCTTTCCCATTGTTTGCGAGAACATTCAGTAGGTTGGTTAGCCAGATGGTTATATCAACATCATAATAGAGAAGAATTTGAAATTTATACTTATTTTGCTACTTACCGTTCTCATATTCAGGACTTTCTGCAAGATTGGTATGAACAAAATTCAGATCATGTCAGGAAATTAGGGCGAGATGGGATCGAAATTGCTGAACAAATTCATCAAGATGAAATTGATATTTTAGTCGATCTTGATAGTATGACTGCGGATATTAGCTGTGAAGCAATGGCATTAAAACCAGCCCCGATTCAAGTAACATGGTTAGGGTGGGATGGTTCGGGTATACCTGCTATTGATTACTATATTGCTGATAATTATGTTTTACCGGAATATGCTCAAGAATATTACAATGAAAAAATTTGGCGGTTACCAAATACCTATTTAGCTGTTGATGGTTTTGAGGTAGGTGTACCGACTTTGCGACGAGAGGATTTAGAAATTCCTAGCGATGCAGTCATTTATTTTAGCGCCCAGTCGGGTTATAAACGCAACCCTGATAATGTGTGTTTGCAGATGAAAATCCTCAAGCAAGTACCAAATAGTTATTTTTTAATCAAAGATATTAATAAAGATGTAGGTGTAGTCAGAGAATTTTTTGAAGACATTGCGGAATCAGAAGGAGTAAATAAACAGAGATTACGCTTTTTAGAAAAAGTCCCGTCATCCTCAATTCATCGTGCTAATTTACAGATTGCTGATGTGGTGTTAGATACCTATCCCTATAATGGTGCAACCACGACAATGGAAACTCTATGGGTGGGTGTACCTCTAGTCACGAAAGTGGGAGAGCAATTTTCGGCACGGAATAGTTACACCATGATGGTAAATGCAGGTATTAGTGAAGGTATTGCTTGGAGTGATGAGGAGTATATTCAGTGGGGTGTAAAATTAGGTAAAGATGAGCAATTGCGACAACAAATAGCATGGAAGTTGCGACAGTCAAGACAAACCTCACCCTTATGGAATGGTAAGCAATTTGCGCGTGAGATGGAAAATGCTTATCAGCAAATGTGGGAAATATATATTGATAGTAAAAAATAGATAGTAGGTTGGGTTGATGTAGGGAAATCCAACATTTATTGTAAATTTAATTATAATAATGAGGTAGAGACAGAGAAGATGACTGTCCTATAAAATTTTACCATGCATAGGTGTAAAAATGGAAGCCACAAGTAGAAAACAAGCTTTATTGAAAGCAATTTATGAACGACTAGAACAAGTTTATGAAGACACACTAGAAGATGTTTTAGAACTGTTAAATATTTCTGAACGTGAAGATGCTGAAGATATCGCAGATGCGGTTGCTGAATTAGAAGACGCAAAGGTAAACGGTAAAATATCCTGGGAACAGTACCAGAAAGAATGGAAATAATCAAAATATGGAAATACTAACAGTAAATCAAATCTTAGAGAAAGTTAAAGCATTCCTCCAAAAAACCTATCTAGTCTGAATGTCATAAATCAACTTGCAACCAGGATTTATACTTTATAGCAAGGTTCTTGAGGAAAGCAAGTTCCTCACCTTCAAGGTTGTTAAACAGTGTACGATATGTCCAACCACGCTCGTAACGACTTAGCATTTCTTCTAGAGTAAACCGATATACATCTGGTGTTTGCCAACAGATTGATTCCAAAAAGGGTAGTCTTTTTGGGACAATAACAGAATTAATTGTTGGTTTTGCGGTTGTCATAACTTTAAATTTTATCGCATTATGTCTGATATAGAAGAATTCACGTAGCAGTAGGGAAAATCATCGTAAAGAATTAATGATTTAGATGATAACTGGTATCCTAAACAATAGGGCTGGAAGCCTTGAAGTGCTTACTACGAACTTTATATTTATTTATAATTGAGTTATCAAGCTATCTATTTGATAGATATGTAGCTTGCTGACTGGTGCTTTTGCTAAAGCGCTTTCATCTTCATTAGTCAAAATTATTCTGCCATAAATTCGAGGTAATAGAGATTGCCATTGCATATCTCCTAACTTATCTACCAGGGAGATATCTATGCTAGCACTAATATCTAAATCCTCTTCCATTAACAAATTCATCGCTACACTGGATAAAAACATTTCTGCATCCTCGGTAGCAATATTCGCTGAGTTAATAATTAGGGTAATTTTTTCATTTTCAGGATGAGTGGCTAATGCTTGAATTACCTGCTGTAACTCTAAACCCAGTTCATCCTCTGGTTGCGTCCAATCAGGGAAAATAATATAGTTAATTTCTCTAAGATTCAAAGACAGCAAAGTTGTATCAACTAAAGCTGTACTGATAATTTCAGCCATCTTTGTCCAAGAGAACTTTTTAGCCTGTGTTAATCCTGCATTAATTAAAACATTTCTCACACTTGGTTTTTGTATTTCACATAAAGCATCAGCTAATCCCATCACATCATCATCATTCACATATATTGCTGCTTCTCCTGCAACTTCAGGAAGGGAAGCGTTAGGTGTAGTAATTACTGGACAACCGCAAGCCATCGCCTCTATTATCGGCATTCCGAAGCCTTCATATTTAGAGGGATAAACTAACGCTACTGCTCCGCCATAAGCCAGTCTTAATTCTTCATCGGTTAATTGCAAGCTATGAAAAATACACCCTGCTGTATATTGTCGCCATTCTGGAGGTAATTGGCTACCTGCACCAGTGGCTACAATATCAAAACTTGCTTTATTGGCTAGTTGACTTAAGGCTTGGAAAAAGAGAATTGAGTTTTTATATCCTCCTAAACCACCCAAAAGGAAATAAGGTTTATTAATCCCATATTTATATTTAAAAGTATTAATTTCGCTTTCAGAAGGAGTAGAGAAAATCGAATCAACTCCACAATGAGCTACAGTAATTGATTCTAAGGGTATATCTGGAAAAAGTTTACTTAAGTCTTTAGCTGTATTTTCAGAGATGGAAATATAAGCTGAGGCGTGTTTAATTCCGTTATGTTTTTCAAGCCACATAGGTTCATTTAAGTTTCCCCCTAATACTTCGGGAATCATGTCATAAGCCATAAATACCGAAGGGGTCTCAATAGGGGTAGTATAATAGGTGGAAATAAATAATTCTGCTTCTTCTTCTTCACATATTTGTTGAAGCATCTGTTTATCAGCTTCGGTATTGTTATAGTCGTACGGGGAAACAGTACGGTAGCGAACACCAGGAATTTGAGGTGAGGTATTCGCTCTATCTAAGACTAAAATCTGATTAGCAAAATCAGTATTTGACCATTGTTGCAAGAGACTTCGCCATACTCTAGCTATTCCAGTGTTATATTTTTGGAAAAATACACCATCAATTAAAATATTACGAGTAGGTAAACTTTTTGCTTTTTCTTTAGCTAACTCGTAAATTTTGATAGTTTCTTGAACATATTTATCCCAACTAAATTTTTGAGCCTGTTGAACGGATTTTATAGCTAGATTTTCTCGATATTCTGGTTCAGAATATAACTTAAATATGGCAGCACAAAGCCCTACTTCATCATTAGGATCAAGCATAATTCCCGCATTGTCAACCACTTCAGGTAAGGAAGAAGTATTAGAAGTTATTACTGGAGTTCCACATTGCATGGCTTCTAATGGTGGTAAGCCAAAACCTTCATATAAAGATACATACATGAATGCTAATGCACCTGAATATAAAGGAGCTAAATCTTCATCAGGAAGATAACCAGTAATAATAATTCGGTTTTCTAATCCTTGAGCTTTATCTATTTCTGCGAAAATTTCCTCATATTGCCATCCTTTTGTTCCTATCAATACTAAATTAAGGTCATCAATATGCTGGTTTTTAATCAATGCTAAAAAACAGCGGATTACATGAGTTATATTTTTTCTTGGCTCTAGTGTTGATAAACTTAATAGATAAGGTTGGTCTGGTATTTTATATTTTTGTTTTGTTTTGAGGATTAATTCTTGATTATTGCAAAGATAAAATTTTTCTTTGTCAGCAGCTAAATATGTAACAAATACTTGCTCTTCGGTAAGATTTTGTTTATATTTACAAATATCTTGTTTTGTTGATTCGGAAATGCAACAAACAAAATCATTTTTATCTATGTTATTTATGGTGTTTTTAAGAGTATAATCTTCACGGTAATTAAAATACTGTGGGAAAAGAATAGGAATTAAATCACAAACTGTGATAATTCTTATAGCAAAATAAATATTATTGGGAATTGTGTAATGTGTAGAATGGTAAATGTCTATACTTTGATATTTTAGTTCTGATAAATGAAATAAAGGTAAAGTTTTATCTTTAAAATTTTCATTTATATAAGTTTGGCAAGCATCAAATAAGTTGGGAATACTAGTACATAGATGAATATGAAACTGAGGATATCTTATTAATTCTTTTAAGAGATACTCGGTTACTCTAAAAACTCCTGTTTTGGCAGTTTCAAATTTAGAACCTAAACCTAGTACAGAAATATCTAAGGCTATTTTTATTTGGTTTTCATTATTTATAGTTGTTGTAAATTGTCTAGTATTGAGAGTAGCTAATCTTTCAACTTCTTTATCTATCTTGTCGTGACTACTTATTTGTGTTATCTGCTCTGATATTTGTTTTTCTATCAACCCGTAATATATATAATCGTCTAAAGCATTAACAGGGAAAGAGAAATATTCTGCTAAATCTCCTGACTCTTCAGATATATAATAATCATTAATTCCATCAAAAAAAACTTGTTGGTAACCTTTGTCCATTAAAAAGGCAGGAATATTATTTTTGCAGCGAATATTCGTACCTGGTAAAGTAGTTTCTATTACTAATATTGTTGGCCTAAATATCTGCCAGTTACCACCGAAAATAACTTCTTCTTCTAATCCTTCAACATCAATTTTGAGAAAATCAATTTTTTGATTGACATATTCTTCGCATACTTGCCCTAAAGTTTTAACAGAAACGGTATATTTAGAAACATACAAACCTTTATCATTAGCAATTTCATAAGCTATTTCTTTATTTAAAGTAGAGTTTCCAGGTTGTCCTAACACTTGAAAAAAGTCTAGGCTACCTTCTGAATTACTTAGAGCGATATTCAGGTTAATATCTCGTGGGCGTTCTTGCTCAAATAAATTATAGCATTCTTTGATTGGTTCTATATTTATTCCTGACCATCCACGATCATAAAAAGCTTTGGTTACTGAACAAAAAGTTGGATATAAAGCTCCTACATCAATATAAAACCCTTTGGTTTTATGTTTAAATACACGATTTAGTAAAACATCTTCAAAATTCTGGGCATAGGAAATAAATGTCATTTTTGCTAATTCCGTTTATAAATACAAGAATTTTTATTGAAAAGAGTCAGCAAAACTAAGGGCGATCGCTCACTCCCGTTTCTTGATATCCTTTAACATCACCTGATAATCTTGCCGTTCAGGGTATAAGCTGATTAACTTCTCCAACGGTTCCATCGCACCTTTAAAATCCTCCAATTGTATCCGCAACAAAGACAGTTTCTCCAGAGCAACTTGATTTTCTGGTTCTCGTTGTAATACCAACTCATAATCCTGCGCCTGTTGTTGCAATGAAGACTCACCAGAGACAGGTGCTGGCTGAGGTTGGGGATTTTGCATAGCTCGTTGTATTGTACGAACTGCCCCAAAGAGCATAGAGCCGCTAAATGAAATAATCGATACTATCGCTAGAATTTTCTTTCGCCGAGCGTCTTTCTTCTTACGGATAATGAAATAATATTCCCCTGAACTAGCCATGTCTTGTTACGTCCTGTGGAAAATGCTTAGGTAATCTTAGCCCCTAGTAAAGAGGATACCCATAACACCAGAGTAACTATCATCTGGGCTGCAAATTTTTCACCCAAATTTTAAAGCTTGACTCCAAAAGACTAATTAGTAGTATCTGCTTCAAACCAAAATTTACCGTTTTTGTTGCAGAGATACATGAGATTACTCTTCCTCCCAGCCAAACAGAAATTTCAGCGAGAGGCTCAGATCCCCGACTTCTTGAAGAAGTCGGGGATCTATATTTGCTTTATTGACTCATTTATGATATGGAAAGCTGTCAAAGAATATCACCGAAAAATATTAGGGTTTTCAGCATTTCCCAAAAAATGAGAGAATTACAAGTTAACGATTACAACTACAAAATATTAAATACACAGATCATGGTCAAAATTCAATTTTCTAAAGGTATTGACGAAGAAGTAATTCCAGAAGTACGCTTGACGCGATCGCGCACTGGAGACAGTGGTACAGCCACCTTTATCTTCACAAATCCCCAAATATTGGCCGAAGGTAGCAGCGAAGAAATCACCGGGATGTACCTAATTGACGAAGAAGGCGAAATCATTACCCGCGAAGTTAAGGGTAAATTTGTCAACGGGAAACCAGAAGGCATAGAAGCAATTCATGTGATGAAATCCCCCGAAGAATGGGAGCGTTTTATGCGCTTCATGGAACGTTACGCCGAACAAAACGATTTGGGATTCAATAAAGCTGAATAAGTCCATCGACCGAATTCAAATATGCGTCTGAGACTACCTTTGTAGAGACGTTGTATACAGCGTCTCTACATTCTTTGTCTTTCCCCCTACTCCCGCCTCCTCGTGTCAACACAACCACATCCCGACTTACCAGGAATTATAGTCACCTGTGCTGTTGTTACAGTCAGTGATACTCGTGACCCAGAAACTGATAAAAGTGGTCAGCTAATCCAGCAAATGCTTGTTGCTGCTCACCATGTTGTGGGAGGATACAAAATCATCAAAGATGAGCCAGCACAAATTCAAGCACAGATAGAAGAACTGGGTAAAAATACTAATTTAGATGTAATCATCTTCAATGGTGGAACTGGTATTGCCCCCAGAGATACCACCTATGACGCTATTGAGAAATTATTAGAGAAAACTTTACCCGGATTTGGGGAGTTGTTTCGATTTTTAAGTTATCAAGAAATTGGTTCCCGCGCGATCGCTTCTCGCGCTGTGGCTGGAGTTTATCAACATAAATTAATCTTCTCCCTTCCCGGTTCTAGTAACGCGGTGCGATTGGGCATGGAAAAGCTGATTTTGCCAGAAATGGCTCATTTGGTTAGTCAGTTGCAAATGTAGGGGAAAACCTCACCCAGGTTTTCTTATGCAAAACCT comes from the Nodularia sp. NIES-3585 genome and includes:
- a CDS encoding class I SAM-dependent methyltransferase, translated to MVSIDSELLEKIRQQFDSCPYPRIPLEQSPKEKPNLLYIHNLVTSYYVRNQKIIDTKDKVILDAGCGTGYKSLVLAEANPGAKIIGVDISAESIKLARQRLEHHGFDNAEFHVLPLQELPTLNYQFDYINCDELLYLFPDLTVALGAMKAVLKPDGIIRSNLHSSLQRFNYFRAQKVFTMMGLMEGNPEDMEMDIVVESMKALKDNVQLKATTWSPNCEGKDGKEIILMNYLFQGDKGYTVTDLFTALRDSDLEFISMVNWRQWELMDLFKEPDNLPAFLAMSLPDISVEQSLHLFELLHPIHRLIDFWCGHPQSAQAFLPISEWTDSDWRTAQVHLCPQLKTSKFQEGVIASLQEIRPFVISQYLSPIEGFIEIESSIASCLMPLLDQPQPMMSLVERWKQFRPIDPVTSTPTDEEQAFNIVKKWFLRLESLGYIMLERQSS
- a CDS encoding type IV pilin-like G/H family protein, giving the protein MKTELKAKFLQHILNKKKDEQGFTLIELLVVIIIIGILSAIALPSFLNQANKARESEGKQYAGAMNRGQQTFYLENQKFSSAVENMGLGILTQTTNYKYELYNAAGSTKLAAEPLDAVRNVADPINSVNLRAFIGVTDLIQSGGATTTTAILCQKIDAGKYDAAGATVVAAADAVPPKCGGTFKAIE
- a CDS encoding O-linked N-acetylglucosamine transferase, SPINDLY family protein → MNNLESLAKQALKTFQQGEYYQAEEIYQELINSQPEVKENHWYLGLSLLLQDQEAEAQTTWMLAIFEGEEAEIEQWTHELVKVLQTEARRQEKLTQYQLAWAIRQHIREIYPGDVNNILQLIKLSLELQNLTQDSFQELGIIEILNSKLEEIDKELLFSVLQKTLKLLWFELWILDFSEACIHYLDPLQLTHCVMLTATEAAYAGHKFNLAIKYAELALKINHPHPTVISEVLSHLATFYYEISNFDQGINLAKRIHDLANNTTDLINANVMVLQGFLRSGGRWYEAIQVIEEYETCLNKLITEQENLERTKTYRLLNCTYYLPYLRDAARQNRFLHNEVLKICQTSIQAYAQEQYNRYSHANTQRIKAQKKKLKIGYLSHCLREHSVGWLARWLYQHHNREEFEIYTYFATYRSHIQDFLQDWYEQNSDHVRKLGRDGIEIAEQIHQDEIDILVDLDSMTADISCEAMALKPAPIQVTWLGWDGSGIPAIDYYIADNYVLPEYAQEYYNEKIWRLPNTYLAVDGFEVGVPTLRREDLEIPSDAVIYFSAQSGYKRNPDNVCLQMKILKQVPNSYFLIKDINKDVGVVREFFEDIAESEGVNKQRLRFLEKVPSSSIHRANLQIADVVLDTYPYNGATTTMETLWVGVPLVTKVGEQFSARNSYTMMVNAGISEGIAWSDEEYIQWGVKLGKDEQLRQQIAWKLRQSRQTSPLWNGKQFAREMENAYQQMWEIYIDSKK
- a CDS encoding FkbM family methyltransferase yields the protein MTFISYAQNFEDVLLNRVFKHKTKGFYIDVGALYPTFCSVTKAFYDRGWSGINIEPIKECYNLFEQERPRDINLNIALSNSEGSLDFFQVLGQPGNSTLNKEIAYEIANDKGLYVSKYTVSVKTLGQVCEEYVNQKIDFLKIDVEGLEEEVIFGGNWQIFRPTILVIETTLPGTNIRCKNNIPAFLMDKGYQQVFFDGINDYYISEESGDLAEYFSFPVNALDDYIYYGLIEKQISEQITQISSHDKIDKEVERLATLNTRQFTTTINNENQIKIALDISVLGLGSKFETAKTGVFRVTEYLLKELIRYPQFHIHLCTSIPNLFDACQTYINENFKDKTLPLFHLSELKYQSIDIYHSTHYTIPNNIYFAIRIITVCDLIPILFPQYFNYREDYTLKNTINNIDKNDFVCCISESTKQDICKYKQNLTEEQVFVTYLAADKEKFYLCNNQELILKTKQKYKIPDQPYLLSLSTLEPRKNITHVIRCFLALIKNQHIDDLNLVLIGTKGWQYEEIFAEIDKAQGLENRIIITGYLPDEDLAPLYSGALAFMYVSLYEGFGLPPLEAMQCGTPVITSNTSSLPEVVDNAGIMLDPNDEVGLCAAIFKLYSEPEYRENLAIKSVQQAQKFSWDKYVQETIKIYELAKEKAKSLPTRNILIDGVFFQKYNTGIARVWRSLLQQWSNTDFANQILVLDRANTSPQIPGVRYRTVSPYDYNNTEADKQMLQQICEEEEAELFISTYYTTPIETPSVFMAYDMIPEVLGGNLNEPMWLEKHNGIKHASAYISISENTAKDLSKLFPDIPLESITVAHCGVDSIFSTPSESEINTFKYKYGINKPYFLLGGLGGYKNSILFFQALSQLANKASFDIVATGAGSQLPPEWRQYTAGCIFHSLQLTDEELRLAYGGAVALVYPSKYEGFGMPIIEAMACGCPVITTPNASLPEVAGEAAIYVNDDDVMGLADALCEIQKPSVRNVLINAGLTQAKKFSWTKMAEIISTALVDTTLLSLNLREINYIIFPDWTQPEDELGLELQQVIQALATHPENEKITLIINSANIATEDAEMFLSSVAMNLLMEEDLDISASIDISLVDKLGDMQWQSLLPRIYGRIILTNEDESALAKAPVSKLHIYQIDSLITQL
- a CDS encoding M48 family metallopeptidase — translated: MASSGEYYFIIRKKKDARRKKILAIVSIISFSGSMLFGAVRTIQRAMQNPQPQPAPVSGESSLQQQAQDYELVLQREPENQVALEKLSLLRIQLEDFKGAMEPLEKLISLYPERQDYQVMLKDIKKRE
- the psb28 gene encoding photosystem II reaction center protein Psb28 translates to MVKIQFSKGIDEEVIPEVRLTRSRTGDSGTATFIFTNPQILAEGSSEEITGMYLIDEEGEIITREVKGKFVNGKPEGIEAIHVMKSPEEWERFMRFMERYAEQNDLGFNKAE
- a CDS encoding molybdenum cofactor biosynthesis protein B, producing MSTQPHPDLPGIIVTCAVVTVSDTRDPETDKSGQLIQQMLVAAHHVVGGYKIIKDEPAQIQAQIEELGKNTNLDVIIFNGGTGIAPRDTTYDAIEKLLEKTLPGFGELFRFLSYQEIGSRAIASRAVAGVYQHKLIFSLPGSSNAVRLGMEKLILPEMAHLVSQLQM